One part of the Lapillicoccus jejuensis genome encodes these proteins:
- a CDS encoding glycoside hydrolase family 66 protein, which translates to MTARLDLLTERVALTPGDDVVLLLDGLLAGPEGDGSLRVRVTHLGEPVLDTELAPGPADARGRRRVALGPLPAGSYAVAVGGPGVALTTGLDVLDDRARRLRYGFVADFRPGRDDFDDLADWLRAAHLTHVQLYDWMYRHAALLPPDAHTLPAYDDALGRPLSLATVRAVVETVRAVGGRSIAYAAVYGAGREYATAHPEQVLRRRGGAPWTLADFLWVMDVSPGSAWVRHVVREMGAAVEAVGFDGLHLDQYGDPKVALDARGRVVDLAAAFPALVDAVRDRLPRTTLVFNNVGGFPVWSTAAAAQDATYVEVWPPRTGLVDLAALVADGRERAPGRPVVLAAYLTPFARGSGPREVAGAQLALATVWLSGGQSLLLGEVAGVLTDPYYPRHGSLDAAAVAALRAWTDFAVATADVLDDPGARDLGPVLVGGVNRDVVLLGADGEVPHGPSPRAGEVWVRPSEVDGRLVVSLLDLRGQADTRWDAPHEALEPATGLRLRLRLVAERPRAVVGHPGGGPALHEAPVRDAVPGVDGDDAAPGGGEVVVDLPPFTGWCVLVVDR; encoded by the coding sequence GTGACCGCCCGGCTCGACCTGCTCACCGAGCGGGTCGCCCTCACCCCCGGGGACGACGTGGTGCTCCTCCTCGACGGCCTGCTGGCGGGGCCGGAGGGCGACGGATCGCTGCGGGTGCGGGTCACCCACCTGGGGGAGCCGGTGCTCGACACCGAGCTCGCCCCCGGGCCGGCGGACGCGCGCGGCCGGCGGCGGGTCGCGCTGGGGCCGCTGCCCGCGGGGTCGTACGCCGTCGCGGTGGGCGGGCCCGGGGTCGCGCTCACGACGGGGCTCGACGTGCTGGACGACCGGGCGCGGCGGCTGCGCTACGGGTTCGTCGCCGACTTCCGGCCCGGCCGCGACGACTTCGACGACCTCGCCGACTGGCTGCGCGCCGCGCACCTGACCCACGTCCAGCTCTACGACTGGATGTACCGGCACGCCGCGCTGCTCCCGCCCGACGCGCACACCCTCCCCGCGTACGACGACGCGCTCGGCCGCCCGCTCTCGCTCGCCACGGTGCGCGCCGTCGTCGAGACCGTGCGCGCGGTGGGAGGGCGCAGCATCGCCTACGCCGCCGTCTACGGGGCGGGTCGGGAGTACGCCACCGCCCACCCCGAGCAGGTGCTGCGACGCCGGGGCGGCGCGCCGTGGACCCTCGCCGACTTCCTGTGGGTCATGGACGTCTCGCCGGGGTCGGCCTGGGTGCGCCACGTCGTGCGCGAGATGGGCGCCGCCGTCGAGGCGGTCGGTTTCGACGGCCTGCACCTGGACCAGTACGGCGACCCCAAGGTGGCCCTCGACGCGCGGGGCCGGGTGGTGGACCTCGCGGCCGCGTTCCCGGCGCTCGTCGACGCCGTGCGCGACCGGCTGCCGCGGACCACCCTGGTCTTCAACAACGTCGGTGGTTTCCCGGTGTGGTCGACCGCCGCCGCCGCCCAGGACGCGACGTACGTCGAGGTGTGGCCGCCCCGCACCGGGCTGGTCGACCTCGCGGCCCTCGTGGCCGACGGCCGCGAGCGCGCCCCCGGGCGGCCGGTGGTGCTCGCCGCCTACCTCACGCCGTTCGCGCGCGGCAGCGGCCCGCGCGAGGTGGCCGGCGCCCAGCTCGCGCTCGCCACGGTGTGGCTCTCGGGCGGGCAGTCGCTCCTGCTCGGCGAGGTGGCCGGCGTCCTCACCGACCCCTACTACCCGCGGCACGGGAGCCTCGACGCCGCGGCCGTCGCCGCGCTGCGGGCGTGGACCGACTTCGCCGTCGCCACCGCCGACGTGCTCGACGACCCGGGCGCCCGCGACCTCGGTCCCGTCCTCGTCGGCGGGGTCAACCGCGACGTCGTCCTCCTCGGCGCCGACGGCGAGGTGCCCCATGGCCCGTCGCCGCGCGCGGGCGAGGTCTGGGTCCGCCCGAGCGAGGTCGACGGCCGGCTCGTCGTCTCGCTGCTCGACCTGCGCGGGCAGGCGGACACCCGGTGGGACGCCCCGCACGAGGCCCTCGAGCCGGCCACCGGGCTGCGGCTGCGGCTGCGGCTCGTCGCCGAGCGCCCGCGGGCCGTCGTCGGTCACCCGGGCGGCGGCCCCGCGCTGCACGAGGCGCCGGTGCGCGACGCCGTACCGGGAGTGGACGGCGACGACGCCGCACCCGGCGGCGGCGAGGTCGTCGTGGACCTGCCGCCCTTCACCGGGTGGTGCGTGCTCGTCGTGGACCGGTGA
- a CDS encoding QsdR family transcriptional regulator, which produces MEHLALRRVAPTDVVVAATGHYLAGRPIDMSALAVDLGISRATLYRRVGNHEALLGAVLARQTELTWRAVRPAVTAEGTAGVVAHLVAFVEAVTGSQALRGLIERDPVLFVRTVMGPGEVEDTATALVHELVLERLGDRLQERPGLDAKVLARAIVRVADSMMYSHLLRGTEPEVGSAVAVTTLLLDAAVQPGPVPAS; this is translated from the coding sequence GTGGAGCACCTCGCCCTGCGTCGCGTCGCCCCGACCGACGTCGTCGTCGCCGCCACCGGCCACTACCTCGCCGGACGCCCGATCGACATGTCCGCGCTCGCCGTCGACCTCGGCATCAGCCGCGCCACCCTCTACCGGCGGGTCGGCAACCACGAGGCGCTGCTCGGGGCGGTGCTGGCCCGGCAGACCGAGCTGACCTGGCGGGCGGTCCGCCCCGCCGTGACCGCCGAGGGCACCGCGGGCGTCGTCGCGCACCTCGTCGCCTTCGTCGAGGCGGTCACCGGCTCGCAGGCGCTGCGCGGGCTCATCGAGCGCGACCCGGTGCTCTTCGTGCGGACCGTCATGGGACCGGGCGAGGTGGAGGACACCGCCACCGCGCTCGTCCACGAGCTCGTCCTCGAACGGCTCGGCGACCGACTCCAGGAACGCCCCGGCCTCGACGCGAAGGTGCTCGCCCGCGCCATCGTCCGGGTCGCCGACTCGATGATGTACTCGCACCTGCTGCGCGGCACCGAGCCCGAGGTCGGCTCCGCCGTCGCCGTGACGACGCTGCTCCTCGACGCCGCCGTGCAGCCCGGGCCCGTCCCGGCGTCGTGA
- the glmM gene encoding phosphoglucosamine mutase, which produces MARLFGTDGVRGEANTAITAELALDLAVAAAHVLGEAGEFAGHRPVAVVGTDGRASGEFLSAAVVAGLASAGVDVLDAGVLPTPAVAFLTADLGADLGVVLSASHNPMPDNGIKFFARGGHKLPDDVEDAIEARMREPWTRPTGAGVGRVRRLEDGGERYVTHLLDVLPHRLDGLHVVVDAANGASSVVSPEAFRRAGARVEVIGASPDGLNINDGVGSTHLEPLRDAVLAHGADLGIAHDGDADRCLAVDHRGEVVDGDQILSVLALALRERGDLRGDTVVATVMSNLGMLRAMDEQGVTVRQTGVGDRYVLEDMLAGGYALGGEQSGHVILLDHATTGDGVLTGLMLAARVAQTGRPLAELAGVMTRLPQVLVNVRGVDKDAVETHERVQADLAAAVDELGSEGRVLLRKSGTEPIVRVMVEAVDQERAQAVADRLADSVRTHLSLTG; this is translated from the coding sequence GTGGCTCGACTCTTCGGCACCGACGGGGTGCGCGGCGAGGCCAACACCGCGATCACCGCGGAGCTCGCCCTGGACCTGGCCGTCGCGGCCGCGCACGTGCTCGGCGAGGCGGGGGAGTTCGCCGGCCACCGGCCGGTGGCCGTCGTCGGCACCGACGGGCGCGCCTCGGGGGAGTTCCTCTCGGCGGCCGTCGTGGCCGGCCTCGCCTCCGCGGGGGTCGACGTCCTCGACGCCGGGGTGCTGCCGACCCCGGCCGTCGCCTTCCTCACCGCCGACCTCGGGGCCGACCTCGGCGTCGTCCTCTCGGCCTCGCACAACCCCATGCCCGACAACGGCATCAAGTTCTTCGCCCGTGGCGGGCACAAGCTCCCGGACGACGTCGAGGACGCCATCGAGGCGCGGATGCGCGAGCCGTGGACCCGGCCCACGGGTGCCGGCGTGGGCCGGGTGCGCCGGCTCGAGGACGGCGGGGAGCGCTACGTCACGCACCTGCTCGACGTCCTGCCGCACCGCCTCGACGGCCTGCACGTCGTCGTCGACGCCGCGAACGGCGCGTCGTCCGTCGTGAGCCCCGAGGCGTTCCGCCGGGCCGGGGCCCGCGTCGAGGTCATCGGGGCGAGCCCCGACGGGCTCAATATCAACGACGGGGTGGGCTCGACCCACCTCGAGCCGCTGCGCGACGCCGTCCTCGCGCACGGCGCCGACCTCGGCATCGCGCACGACGGCGACGCCGACCGCTGCCTCGCGGTCGACCACCGCGGCGAGGTGGTCGACGGCGACCAGATCCTCTCCGTCCTCGCCCTCGCGCTGCGCGAGCGCGGCGACCTGCGCGGCGACACCGTCGTCGCGACGGTGATGAGCAACCTCGGCATGCTGCGGGCGATGGACGAGCAGGGCGTGACCGTGCGCCAGACCGGCGTCGGCGACCGCTACGTCCTCGAGGACATGCTCGCCGGCGGCTACGCCCTCGGCGGCGAGCAGTCCGGCCACGTGATCCTGCTCGACCACGCCACCACCGGTGACGGGGTCCTCACGGGGCTCATGCTCGCCGCGCGGGTGGCCCAGACCGGTCGCCCCCTGGCCGAGCTGGCCGGGGTGATGACGCGCCTGCCGCAGGTGCTGGTCAACGTCCGCGGCGTCGACAAGGACGCCGTCGAGACCCACGAGCGCGTCCAGGCCGACCTCGCCGCCGCGGTCGACGAGCTCGGCTCCGAGGGGCGGGTGCTGCTGCGCAAGTCCGGCACCGAGCCGATCGTGCGCGTCATGGTCGAGGCCGTCGACCAGGAGCGCGCCCAGGCCGTCGCCGACCGGCTGGCCGACTCGGTGCGCACGCACCTCTCGCTGACCGGCTGA
- the rpsI gene encoding 30S ribosomal protein S9 — translation MTDINDVDVLDTDEPEVSEYTSQSTGPVEGGADAPRPSASAPGAATGRRKQAIARVRIVPGTGQWTINGRTLEGYFPNKVHQQIVAEPLTVLELAGAYDVLVRVHGGGPSGQAGAVRLGVARSLNGVDPELNRPALKKAGFLTRDARVPERKKAGLKKARKAPQYSKR, via the coding sequence GTGACTGACATCAACGACGTCGACGTCCTCGACACCGACGAGCCCGAGGTCTCGGAGTACACCTCGCAGTCCACCGGCCCCGTGGAGGGTGGCGCCGACGCGCCCCGCCCGTCCGCGTCGGCCCCGGGTGCCGCGACCGGTCGCCGCAAGCAGGCCATCGCCCGCGTGCGCATCGTCCCCGGCACCGGCCAGTGGACCATCAACGGCCGCACCCTCGAGGGGTACTTCCCCAACAAGGTGCACCAGCAGATCGTCGCCGAGCCCCTCACGGTGCTCGAGCTCGCCGGCGCGTACGACGTCCTCGTCCGCGTCCACGGCGGTGGCCCCTCCGGCCAGGCCGGTGCGGTCCGCCTCGGCGTCGCCCGCTCGCTCAACGGCGTCGACCCCGAGCTCAACCGCCCGGCGCTGAAGAAGGCCGGCTTCCTCACCCGTGACGCCCGCGTCCCGGAGCGCAAGAAGGCCGGTCTGAAGAAGGCGCGCAAGGCGCCGCAGTACAGCAAGCGCTGA
- the rplM gene encoding 50S ribosomal protein L13, which yields MRTYTPKPGEVTRSWHVIDATDVVLGRLASQTAVLLRGKHKPTFAPHVDTGDFVIIVNADKVVLTGNKAAQKLAYRHSGFPGGLKSTSYTELLEKNPTKAVEKAIRGMLPKNSLARQQLTKLKVYAGPTHPHAAQQPVPFEITQVAQ from the coding sequence GTGCGCACGTACACCCCCAAGCCCGGCGAGGTCACTCGCTCGTGGCACGTCATCGACGCGACGGACGTCGTGCTCGGCCGCCTCGCGAGCCAGACCGCCGTCCTGCTGCGCGGCAAGCACAAGCCGACCTTCGCCCCGCACGTCGACACCGGTGACTTCGTCATCATCGTCAACGCCGACAAGGTCGTCCTCACCGGCAACAAGGCCGCGCAGAAGCTGGCCTACCGGCACTCGGGCTTCCCGGGCGGTCTGAAGTCGACCTCCTACACGGAGCTGCTCGAGAAGAACCCGACCAAGGCCGTCGAGAAGGCCATCCGCGGGATGCTCCCCAAGAACTCCCTGGCCCGCCAGCAGCTGACCAAGCTCAAGGTCTACGCCGGCCCCACCCACCCGCACGCGGCCCAGCAGCCGGTCCCGTTCGAGATCACCCAGGTCGCGCAGTAA
- a CDS encoding helix-turn-helix domain-containing protein yields MAGPDPSSARLDPSAVKVLAHPLRSRLLAQLRRSGDATATALAGALGTNSGATSYHLRRLAEVGLVVDAGPGRGRERVWRAAAEGHSWAAGDLDGDEDAVTALGWIERDYVRHFTTRAEEWLEVAPSWPAGWSEHLGLTDHLVLVTREQLAALQAELAEVLQRHRRVGQGNPSAKRVAVYGFAYPVDLDNVPAREG; encoded by the coding sequence ATGGCCGGTCCCGACCCCTCCTCCGCGCGCCTCGACCCGTCCGCGGTCAAGGTGCTCGCCCACCCGCTGCGCTCGCGGCTGCTGGCCCAGCTGCGGCGCTCCGGGGACGCCACCGCGACCGCCCTGGCGGGCGCGCTCGGGACGAACTCCGGGGCGACGAGCTACCACCTGCGCCGGCTCGCCGAGGTCGGGCTCGTCGTCGACGCGGGACCCGGTCGCGGCCGGGAGCGGGTGTGGCGCGCCGCTGCCGAGGGGCACTCGTGGGCGGCCGGCGACCTCGACGGCGACGAGGACGCCGTCACCGCGCTGGGGTGGATCGAGCGCGACTACGTGCGGCACTTCACGACGCGGGCCGAGGAGTGGCTCGAGGTGGCGCCGTCCTGGCCGGCCGGCTGGTCGGAGCACCTGGGCCTGACCGACCACCTCGTCCTCGTCACGCGCGAGCAGCTGGCCGCCCTGCAGGCCGAGCTGGCGGAGGTCCTGCAGCGCCACCGCCGCGTCGGTCAGGGCAACCCCAGCGCCAAGCGGGTGGCGGTCTACGGGTTCGCCTACCCCGTCGACCTCGACAACGTGCCCGCCCGCGAGGGCTGA
- a CDS encoding MCE family protein, translating into MTTQIALFVLVAVVGLSVIAVRYVQLPRVLGLSGYTVTLDLPDTGGAYTDADVSYRGVSVGRVGDIRLTADGAQADLHIDGSAPRIPSDLSVVVANRSAVGEQYVDLRPRVDPGVDGPWLAAGAHVRVSADQLPPSVESVLAASDRAIRSVPQDDLRTVVDELDAATRDNGENLQRLIDAGRAFTRGATENLQVTEQLIDSSGTVLATQERSAGDITTFSSNLAQISAQLQSSDGDLRALIGTAPGAAAQVQGLVDDVGAPLGVLMGNLVTTAQVFSANSAGLQGVYVRLPAAVSAAHAVVGQDGLKVGLVTSFFQPLPCTNGYGGTTARPPTDTSAGPGVNAGAACVPTSPDSDVRGSQAALAAADRTRLPIGTVSGATTLADLLGGG; encoded by the coding sequence GTGACGACGCAGATCGCGCTGTTCGTCCTCGTCGCGGTCGTCGGCCTGTCGGTCATCGCCGTCCGCTACGTGCAGCTGCCGCGCGTGCTCGGCCTCAGCGGCTACACGGTCACCCTCGACCTGCCGGACACCGGCGGCGCCTACACCGACGCCGACGTGTCCTACCGCGGCGTCTCCGTCGGCCGCGTCGGCGACATCCGGCTCACCGCCGACGGGGCGCAGGCCGACCTGCACATCGACGGCAGCGCGCCGCGGATCCCCTCCGACCTCTCGGTCGTCGTCGCGAACCGCTCCGCGGTGGGGGAGCAGTACGTCGACCTGCGACCCCGGGTCGACCCCGGGGTCGACGGACCGTGGCTCGCGGCCGGCGCGCACGTGCGGGTCTCGGCGGACCAGCTGCCGCCGTCGGTCGAGTCCGTGCTCGCGGCGAGCGACCGGGCCATCCGATCGGTGCCGCAGGACGACCTGCGCACCGTCGTCGACGAGCTCGACGCCGCCACCCGCGACAACGGCGAGAACCTGCAGCGGCTCATCGACGCGGGTCGCGCCTTCACCCGCGGGGCCACCGAGAACCTCCAGGTCACCGAGCAGCTCATCGACTCGAGCGGCACGGTGCTCGCCACCCAGGAGCGCAGCGCCGGCGACATCACCACCTTCTCCTCGAACCTCGCCCAGATCTCCGCGCAGCTGCAGTCCTCGGACGGCGACCTGCGGGCCCTCATCGGCACCGCCCCGGGGGCCGCCGCCCAGGTCCAGGGCCTCGTCGACGACGTCGGCGCCCCGCTCGGGGTCCTCATGGGCAACCTCGTGACGACGGCCCAGGTGTTCAGCGCCAACTCCGCAGGGCTCCAAGGCGTCTACGTGCGGCTGCCCGCGGCGGTGAGCGCCGCGCACGCGGTGGTCGGCCAGGACGGGCTGAAGGTCGGTCTCGTCACCTCCTTCTTCCAGCCGCTCCCGTGCACCAACGGGTACGGCGGGACGACGGCGCGCCCCCCGACGGACACCAGCGCCGGCCCGGGCGTCAACGCCGGCGCCGCCTGCGTGCCGACCTCCCCGGACAGCGACGTGCGCGGCTCGCAGGCCGCGCTGGCCGCCGCGGACCGCACCCGCCTGCCGATCGGGACCGTCTCCGGCGCGACCACGCTCGCGGACCTGCTCGGCGGGGGATGA
- a CDS encoding MCE family protein has translation MSTRRPLALAVAVLALLGLAGCSLGTQGVYDVPLPGGVAVGRDGYEVTAQFSDVLDLVPQAAVKLDDVPVGRVSHIGLGTDGKVADVTLLLRGDVDLPANTTARITQTSLLGEKYVALSRPSSAATGSLRSTRRIGVEGTSEAVDAERVLGALSLLLNGGGLAQFQEISKELAAVSSGRDADIRAFLTQMASFVKTLDTRKASITSALDSLDRLGRTLDANTTQLTTALAKLPPGLQVIADQRQQLVAMLAALDRLSTVTVSTLDRSRDAMVADLQRLDPILGQLAAAGQSLPASLQILATFPFPDSVLGAIKGDYVNTFLVTNLSTPGTTIPNDTSGAGWPSAYPGSCATDVPFAGCGTPAPVPSSSTGTGTGAATGTGTGTGTGTTTIGPPPMLLPPTSSVAPGLPTPVVTSTPTPTPTPTPSPTPTRTGGRG, from the coding sequence GTGAGCACCCGTCGACCGCTCGCCCTCGCCGTGGCCGTCCTCGCGCTGCTCGGTCTCGCCGGCTGCAGCCTCGGCACCCAGGGGGTGTACGACGTCCCGCTGCCCGGCGGCGTCGCCGTCGGCCGCGACGGCTACGAGGTGACGGCGCAGTTCTCCGACGTGCTCGACCTCGTCCCGCAGGCGGCGGTCAAGCTCGACGACGTGCCGGTCGGCCGGGTCTCGCACATCGGCCTCGGCACCGACGGCAAGGTCGCCGACGTCACCCTCCTGTTGCGCGGGGACGTCGACCTCCCGGCCAACACCACGGCCCGGATCACCCAGACCAGCCTGCTGGGCGAGAAGTACGTCGCCCTGTCGCGCCCCTCGTCCGCCGCCACGGGATCGCTGCGCTCGACCCGCCGGATCGGGGTCGAGGGCACGTCCGAGGCCGTGGACGCCGAGCGCGTCCTCGGCGCGCTCTCGTTGCTGCTCAACGGCGGTGGGCTCGCGCAGTTCCAGGAGATCAGCAAGGAGCTCGCCGCGGTGTCCTCCGGGCGGGACGCCGACATCCGCGCCTTCCTCACCCAGATGGCCTCCTTCGTCAAGACGCTCGACACCCGCAAGGCCTCGATCACCTCGGCGCTCGACAGCCTCGACCGGCTCGGTCGCACCCTCGACGCGAACACCACGCAGCTGACCACGGCGCTGGCGAAGCTGCCCCCGGGGCTGCAGGTCATCGCCGACCAGCGGCAGCAGCTCGTCGCCATGCTGGCCGCGCTCGACCGCCTGTCCACCGTCACCGTGAGCACGCTCGACCGCAGCCGCGACGCGATGGTGGCCGACCTGCAGCGACTCGACCCCATCCTCGGCCAGCTGGCCGCCGCCGGGCAGTCGCTGCCCGCGTCGCTGCAGATCCTCGCGACCTTCCCCTTCCCGGACAGCGTCCTCGGCGCCATCAAGGGCGACTACGTCAACACCTTCCTGGTCACCAACCTCTCGACCCCGGGGACGACGATCCCCAACGACACCTCCGGGGCGGGCTGGCCCAGCGCCTACCCCGGGTCCTGCGCGACCGACGTCCCCTTCGCCGGCTGCGGCACCCCCGCGCCCGTCCCGTCCTCGTCGACCGGCACGGGCACCGGCGCGGCTACCGGCACGGGCACGGGCACGGGCACGGGCACGACGACGATCGGCCCGCCCCCGATGCTGCTGCCGCCGACCTCCTCGGTCGCCCCCGGCCTGCCCACGCCGGTCGTCACGTCGACGCCCACGCCGACCCCCACGCCCACGCCCTCACCGACGCCCACCCGCACCGGGGGGCGGGGCTGA
- a CDS encoding MCE family protein yields MTLPLRRVLSVAGVLVLVLAVGVVAFLRTRDDAVRVSAVFPTTIGVYEGSDVRVLGVKVGTVDSITPTGTTVTVRMSLDPGTRVAADSSAVAIAPSLVSDRYVQLTPARRGAATIASGTTIPVSRTATPVELDQMYAALKDLGTALGPDGANRQGSLSRLLTTSARNLDGNGADLGQAVTELGKAAATLDGSQSDLFGTVSNLQGFNDTLVKNDQGVATLNDRLAQVSTTLAQDKADYAAAVQQLGQALALVETFVRDNRASIKGGVDGLQRTAATLAAQKAALEKISATVPTDLQNFLDAYDPSTGTLNSRGDLNEIGVWGQGAAAAAAPPTFLPSVTGATGGTR; encoded by the coding sequence ATGACCCTCCCGCTGCGCCGCGTGCTCTCCGTCGCCGGCGTCCTCGTGCTCGTGCTCGCCGTCGGGGTCGTCGCGTTCCTGCGCACCCGCGACGACGCGGTCCGCGTCAGCGCCGTCTTCCCGACGACGATCGGGGTGTACGAGGGCTCGGACGTGCGGGTCCTCGGGGTCAAGGTCGGGACGGTCGATTCGATCACGCCGACCGGCACCACCGTGACCGTGCGGATGAGCCTCGACCCCGGCACCCGGGTCGCGGCCGACTCCTCGGCGGTCGCCATCGCCCCCAGCCTGGTCAGCGACCGCTACGTCCAGCTCACGCCGGCCCGGCGCGGGGCGGCGACCATCGCGAGCGGGACGACGATCCCGGTCTCGCGCACCGCGACCCCCGTCGAGCTCGACCAGATGTACGCCGCGCTCAAGGACCTCGGCACCGCCCTCGGGCCGGACGGGGCCAACCGCCAGGGCTCCCTGTCGCGGCTGCTCACCACCTCGGCGCGCAACCTCGACGGCAACGGCGCCGACCTCGGGCAGGCGGTCACCGAGCTGGGCAAGGCCGCCGCCACGCTCGACGGCTCGCAGAGCGACCTCTTCGGCACGGTGAGCAACCTGCAGGGCTTCAACGACACCCTGGTGAAGAACGACCAGGGGGTCGCGACGCTCAACGACCGGCTCGCGCAGGTGTCGACGACGCTCGCCCAGGACAAGGCCGACTACGCCGCCGCCGTCCAGCAGCTCGGTCAGGCGCTCGCCCTCGTCGAGACGTTCGTCCGGGACAACCGGGCGTCGATCAAGGGCGGTGTCGACGGGCTCCAGCGGACCGCGGCCACCCTGGCCGCGCAGAAGGCGGCGCTCGAGAAGATCTCCGCGACCGTCCCGACCGACCTGCAGAACTTCCTCGACGCCTACGACCCGAGCACCGGCACCCTCAACAGCCGCGGTGACCTCAACGAGATCGGCGTCTGGGGTCAGGGGGCGGCGGCCGCGGCGGCCCCCCCGACGTTCCTGCCGTCCGTCACCGGCGCGACGGGAGGCACGCGGTGA
- a CDS encoding MCE family protein — MRRSFSSRNPVVVAVVGLLVLAVVGLLVFYSSSLPLVGAGTTYRAYFTEAAGLRTGNEVRIAGVKVGQVSGVSLQDDVVEVDFQVKDAWVGDRSTAAIKIRTALGQKYLAVDPLGSQELDPSVAIPASRTTSPFDVQQALSGLTTTVEQIDTAQLAQSFDVLSDAFADTPASVRGALQGLTALSRTISSRDAQLATLLKNTRQISATLDERGPQVAALVQDGNLLLGELQQRREAITTLLRSTQTFAQQVRGLVTDNQATLQPALDKLQAVAAVLDRHQADLARALSLAAPYYAMLADATGNGRWLDGYICGLFDSSGAPVLDATAQRTCAPTTGAKR; from the coding sequence ATGAGGCGCTCGTTCTCGTCGCGCAACCCCGTCGTCGTCGCGGTCGTCGGGCTGCTCGTGCTCGCCGTCGTCGGCCTGCTCGTCTTCTACTCCAGCAGCCTGCCCCTCGTCGGCGCGGGGACGACGTACCGCGCGTACTTCACCGAGGCGGCCGGGCTGCGCACCGGCAACGAGGTGCGCATCGCCGGCGTCAAGGTCGGCCAGGTGAGCGGGGTGTCGCTGCAGGACGACGTCGTCGAGGTGGACTTCCAGGTCAAGGACGCCTGGGTCGGCGACCGCAGCACCGCGGCCATCAAGATCCGCACCGCCCTCGGGCAGAAGTACCTCGCCGTCGACCCGCTGGGCAGCCAGGAGCTCGACCCGTCCGTGGCCATCCCCGCCTCGCGCACGACGTCGCCCTTCGACGTGCAGCAGGCGCTCAGCGGCCTGACGACCACGGTCGAGCAGATCGACACGGCGCAGCTGGCCCAGAGCTTCGACGTGCTGTCCGACGCCTTCGCCGACACGCCCGCCTCGGTGCGGGGCGCGCTGCAGGGTCTCACCGCGCTGTCGCGCACGATCAGCTCGCGCGACGCCCAGCTGGCCACCCTGCTGAAGAACACCCGTCAGATCTCGGCCACCCTCGACGAGCGCGGCCCGCAGGTGGCCGCGCTCGTGCAGGACGGCAACCTCCTGCTCGGTGAGCTCCAGCAGCGGCGCGAGGCGATCACGACGCTGCTGCGCAGCACGCAGACCTTCGCCCAGCAGGTGCGCGGCCTCGTCACGGACAACCAGGCCACGCTCCAGCCCGCCCTCGACAAGCTCCAGGCGGTCGCCGCGGTCCTGGACCGGCACCAGGCCGACCTGGCCCGGGCGCTGTCGCTGGCGGCGCCGTACTACGCGATGCTCGCCGACGCGACGGGCAACGGGCGCTGGCTCGACGGCTACATCTGCGGGCTCTTCGACAGCAGCGGGGCGCCGGTGCTCGACGCAACGGCCCAGCGCACCTGCGCGCCCACGACGGGGGCGAAGCGATGA
- a CDS encoding MCE family protein, whose product MRSITGPLLKSIAFVVVTVLATGVLAVVIANGSSGGGSSYVALFSDATSLNVGDDVRMAGVRIGTVTDVTIQDHRTARVGLSVEPDVRLARTVRAILRYRNLVGQRYVALDQGSGSPADALPVGSTIGLDRTQPALDLTVLFNGFQPLFTALSPQDVNSLSYEIIQVFQGEGGSVQTLVSQTATFTQTLASKDQVIGQVIDNLNTVLTTVNARSEQLSAMLVTLQQLTSGLAADRAQIGSAISSIGSLTTSVGGLVQDSRAPLRSSIDGLGAVSGTLSTTPQLDQFLGTLPVKLDALGRTTSYGSWMNFYLCSVTGRIPVPQGYYGGVGAKPVEARCRG is encoded by the coding sequence ATGAGGTCGATCACCGGGCCGCTGCTCAAGAGCATCGCCTTCGTCGTCGTCACGGTCCTCGCGACCGGCGTGCTGGCCGTCGTCATCGCCAACGGCTCGTCCGGTGGCGGGTCGTCGTACGTCGCCCTGTTCAGCGACGCGACGAGCCTCAACGTCGGCGACGACGTGCGGATGGCCGGGGTGCGCATCGGCACCGTCACCGACGTGACGATCCAGGACCACCGCACCGCCCGGGTCGGGCTCTCGGTCGAGCCCGACGTCCGCCTCGCGCGGACGGTGCGCGCGATCCTGCGCTACCGCAACCTCGTCGGGCAGCGGTACGTCGCCCTCGACCAGGGATCGGGGTCGCCCGCGGACGCGCTGCCGGTGGGCTCGACCATCGGGCTGGACCGCACGCAGCCGGCGCTCGACCTCACCGTCCTCTTCAACGGCTTCCAGCCGCTCTTCACCGCGCTGTCCCCGCAGGACGTCAACTCGCTGTCCTACGAGATCATCCAGGTCTTCCAGGGCGAGGGCGGCTCGGTGCAGACGCTGGTGAGCCAGACGGCGACCTTCACCCAGACGCTCGCGAGCAAGGACCAGGTCATCGGTCAGGTCATCGACAACCTCAACACCGTGCTCACCACCGTCAACGCCCGCAGCGAGCAGCTGTCCGCGATGCTCGTCACCCTCCAGCAGCTGACGTCGGGCCTGGCGGCCGACCGGGCGCAGATCGGCAGCGCCATCAGCAGCATCGGCTCGCTGACGACGAGCGTCGGCGGCCTCGTGCAGGACAGCCGCGCACCGCTGCGATCCTCCATCGACGGCCTCGGGGCGGTGTCGGGGACGCTGTCGACCACCCCGCAGCTCGACCAGTTCCTGGGAACGCTCCCGGTCAAGCTCGACGCGCTCGGTCGCACGACCAGCTACGGGTCCTGGATGAACTTCTACCTCTGCTCCGTCACCGGCCGGATCCCCGTGCCGCAGGGCTACTACGGAGGCGTCGGCGCGAAGCCGGTCGAGGCGAGGTGCCGCGGATGA